TAGGATCAACTtagttttcttaccttataaaaaaaaaaagtactagTTAAAATTGGACCATACTTTATCGGGCTGGACAAACGCATTTGATCACACATGTCAATTCATCGAGCACAATTATCCAGTTGAACAATATGCCTTGACGGGTGAGTgaaacaaattctcatttaacaCGATATTATCTGTCTTAAACTTAGCACAGATCAAATATCATATCACTTGAGTATATATGACAAATATATTATATTTTCTTATGCATTTTTATATATACAAGTGGTATGTACTTAACCAGTATTAAGCTTAAGGTATTGCCATCTTAAGAGAGACTcagggtaagattattggtagtttTGAGACAAGACTTTGATAAGTCTTAAGACAAGActcactcaagactaccaataatctatcCTAGTTttgacaaagtcttaagttgagtcttgcaaatcaaagactcaacttaagactttggggGTGAGTTTTGACCCCATCTTAAAGGGAAATTAACCAATGAGTGATTCACATGTGTCATTTGTTTTTTGTGAAAAAAATGAGTAAAGTGGAAAAGTAAAGTCTGAGGTGAGTCTGACGGATAATGTATAAAATTTGAGCTGAGTCTGAGGTGAGTttgaacaataaagaaataataaaagttagtgggAAGCTGATATGACAGAGCCTTAAGACTTGGGAGAGTATTACTAATAATCTCACCCTTACTAGGTGAGCAAATCTACATAGAAAAAAAGCCAAGTTTTTTGGAGATTTGTGATTGACGGCTGATTTTAGGCGTAAAAAAGTAATTTTATAATGTGGGGCCTACCCATGATCGTAACGACAATTAATTACAATTTTCAACGATTTTTTTACAAGTGTttgagtaattttttttttttgaatttattattagtacatttcaatttaattcaatgTCAATTCTCTAACTCAATTTCAAttcatatttttttatttaattgtcGATAAAATAATATTATCTCTTATTGCATTCATACAAGGTTAGTATATTATAGTTTAAAaccgacccgtgcatttttttacACGGGAGTAAAactagtactccctcctattctacataaccgtCTCATTGTGAAaatggcacaaaaattaagaaagtgagtttagaccacacaaaacggacaatgggatagttatgtgaatagacggaaatggaattgaatttggaccacacaacacttaccaaaaatagaTAATGGGACAGTTACCCAACTAGACGGAAATGGACAATGGGACGATTATCtggaatatgagggagtataagCTAATGCTAGATTCCAATGGAAAAAGTTTGAAGATAGACAATCAAAACAAGAAAATATCAACTTTCACGCAAATTATTATTTCAGACGGGGTATTTCCCGTGTAAAATTAGACGGACTAAATATAGtcattttacgataaaatgttaCTATTTTTTGATAAAATATTGTCATCATTTCCAGGATAAAAAGTGACAACTTTAGTTATAATATTTTGTTATTAAATGGTTACATTCTATTAAAAAGTGGTGACATTTGGTCCGTAACTATCTTTTCTATAGTACTATGTTGTTAACTTTGTATGCACTATTTGCTTTGGCGCATCATAATCTCAAAGGTAAATATTACGATATGTTCGATATTACGATATTCTATTTTCTTCTATGTTCTTATTTCCAAATAGATTAGGACGGTATTGTTATTTAGAAGTCCTAGTTTATGTTAAGTATCCTTGTTTGTGTTAAGGTAGGATTATGGAAAttgtattagtataaatagggtgCTTATTATCAATAAAACATAGATTGATTTTCCGGAAAATATTTTATCATGGTATCATAGAGCAGGTTAAAATCTtctccgaaaaaaaaaaaacactaaaatTCGTTTGTCATGGGAGATAAGCCAGAGCCCTCGGCATCAAGGACGGATCCTTCCTCTCCGTTCTTCCTTGGTACCCATGATCGACCAGGTGATCATATCACTCCTGTGAAACTTAAGTTAGATAATTTTGATGACTGGGCTCACAACGTTCGAGTCGCACTCCGATCACGAAGAAAATTTGGATTCCTTGATGGTTCAATAGAAGGACCAAAGGCGCCATTCAACAAGGATGATTTTGAGACAGTTCATTGCATGCTCGTCTCATGGTTAATGAACACCATAGATCCAGAGGTAAAATCGTTACTTTCCAATTATGATAATGCAAAGAAACTTTGGGACGACTTACATGAACGCTTCTCCCTTGTCGATGGACCTCgtattcataaaattaaatctgaCTTACATGAATGTTCTCAAACAAATAATACTTCTGTCGCCATATACTTTGGAAAATTGAGTATGTTGTGGGATGAACTGGACAAGCACGAACCAATAATTTCTTGTACTTGTGGGAAGTGCGAATGTGACATCGGGAAAGCTTATGTCTCTCGACGTGACACTGATCGTCTACATCGCTTTCTTCTTGGACTTGATCGGTCATCCGAATACGCTTCGATTCGTTCTGTTCTTTTGTCTCAAGATCCGCTGCCAACCTTAAATCGTGCTTTTCAAACTATCTCACAAGAAGAACGTGTGAAGGGAATTGACAAAGCCAAAGAAACTACGGTAGGACAGTCTAGTGGGTACGTGGTTCGTTCTCAACCCACTCGCTCTCCTGCCAAAAGCTCGAGTACAGATTCGAAATTCTTAAGCAAAGAAGAGCGAAGCAAATTACGATGTACTCATTGTAATAAGGCTGGTCATGACATAAATATGTGTTTTGAGTTAATGGAAGAATTGCCGGATTGGTGGTACGAACTCAAGGGTGCAAAACCTCCAAAGCGCGGGACTGGGAAGGTCAATGGAAAAACAAATTGCACCGGGAGTAGCAGTGCAGGTCACACTCGTGTAATTACTGATCATACGTCAAACCGTCTCGAAGAAGAAAAGCCGGTGAACGTATGTGGCATACCTACCCCTCGATTCACAGGTAAGTGGATCATAGATACCGGGTGTTCACAACATGTTACGGGTACTCTTTCCTTACTCACTAATGTCAGAACACTTGGAGCAAGAATGGTGAGATTGCCTGATGGGCAAAATGTGCAGGCTACTCGTATTGGACGAGTCATGATTACAAATTCTTTAATACTCGATAATGTCTTATATGTGCCAAAATTAACTTGTAACTTGTTTATGCCTTCGCAATTATGTGATGCTCGAATTGCGAATTTATTACTAACTCTAACATATGTACTATACAGGCCCTACCAACGAGAACGATGATTGGCATGGGTGATCGTGTCGACGGACTATACTACCTTCGAGACAATGAAAGTTGTGTTGCTGGGCATTTGGATGCGTCTTCTCCTGTTAGTTTATGGCACCACCGACTGGGACATGTGTCTGAGAAAGTGGTTCGTTTTTTGCCTTTTATTAAGTCATCAAATAAATGCTTGTCGGTGCCCTGTGAAATTTGTCACCGAGCTAAGCAAACTAGGACTAGTTTTCCAATTAGTGATAGTACTAGTAGTCGGATTTTTGAACTCGTTCATTGCGATTTATGGGGGCCTTATGACCCTCCTGCTTCTTGTGGTGGGCGGTATTTTCTCACTATTGTAGATGATTTTTCGCGTGCCGTCTGGATTTATTTACTTCCTAATAAAACAGAAGTGTTTAAATATTTTATGGAATTTGTTGCTATGGTTTCCACTCAATTTTCGGTGAAAATAAAATTGGTTCGAAGTGATAATGGAACAGAATTTAATTGTCTTCAACCACAATTTCGCTCCAAAGGAATAATTTTTCAAACTTCTTGTGTGGggactcctcaacaaaacgggagGGTTGAGCGAAAACATCGTCACATATTAAATGTCGCACGTGCCTTGAAATTTCAGGGCGGATTACCTATACGATTTTGGGGTGAGTGCATTCTTACCGCAGCATACCTTATTAATCGGACTCCGTCCTCTGTTCTAAACGGGAAAACGCCATATGAAATGCTTTTTGGGTCAGCACCAACGTACACTAACTTACGAGTTTTCGGATCGTTATGTTTTGCTCATAATCAAAAGGCAAAAGGAGATAAATTTGCTAGCCGAAGTCGTAAGTGCGTATTCGTTGGCTATCCATTTGGGAAGAAAGGGTGGTATCTTTATGATCTCGAAAACAACGTTTATTTTGTTTCTCGTGATGTTCAATTTTATGAGACTGTTTTTCCCTTCCTTGAGCCTGAAAGTGTTAACATTTCACCTGATTCTACCCATGAAGACTTAAGGGAGGGTACATGTGATTGGTTTGGTTATGAAGCAAAGGGAGGGACACCTCAAATTAATGTGCCTGCACCTGAAATTAATGTTGAAACAGGGCCTGCGATAGAGGTGCGAGAACCGGAAATTAATGTTGAAATAGAGGAGGCAGGAGATGAACCACATGGTGAAATAACCAATAAGGATGGTGTTGGTATAAGTAGTGATAACGCTGCCACAGAGGACGAGCTTGGTCGTGGGCAACGGATTCGTTTTCCTTCGACTTTGTTACGAGATTTTGTGGTTGAGTCTACAGTTGGTGGTAGTAATAGTCCGTCTGATGCTTCAAAAATCACCGTGTCTTCATCGCTCTCAGGTACGCCGTATCCTCTAGTACATTATGTTAATTGTAATAAATTTTCTCACTCTCATCGTCAATTTTTGGGAGTTATTACTACACATACAGAGCCAAAGAATTTTCAGGAAGCTGTTAAACTTGAAGGATGGCGTACTGCCATGGATGCTGAAATGCAAGCATTAGAAAATAATGGAACTTGGACCATGGAACCACTTCCAGCGGGGAAGAAGGCGCTTGGTAGTAAATGGGTGTACCGAATAAAATATAACTCCGATTCCTCTATTGAGAGGCTCAAAGCACGCCTTGTGGTATGTGGAAATCACCAAACTGAAGGACtcgattatgatgagacctttgcTCCGGTGGTTAAAATCACTACGGTACGTACTTTCTTAGCTGTGGCTGCGTGTAAAAATTGGACGCTACATCACATGGATGTTGACAATGCGTTTCTTCATGGTGATTTAAATGAAGAGGTGTATATGCGGTTACCTCCGGGTTTTACTCCTACCACTCCAGGCCATGTTTGTCGACTTCGTAAGTCGTTATATGGGCTCAAGCAAGCTCCTCGGTGTTGGTTTGCTAAACTAGTTCGTGCTTTGACTGACTACGGGTTTGTTCAGTCTCATTCTGACTACTCTTTGTTTACTTATTCTAACGGTGATATTCAGCTAAATATACTTGTTTATGTGGATGATTTGATTGTCTCGGTCAATAATGATGCGGCCTTGGCGTCATTTAAAGACTATTTGCGTTCTTGTTTTCCAGTAAAGGACTTGGGAGCTCTCAAGTACTTTCTCGGTTTTGAAGTTGCACGAAATCCAGAAGGTATCGTGATTTGTCAGCGCAAGTATGCATTGGATGTGATAAGTGAAGTGGGTTATCTCGGGAGCAAGCCCGCACTTACACCCATTGAGCAAAACCACTCGTTGGGGCGTAACACGAGTGCTCGATGAGTGACCCCGAAAAATATCGTAAATCGATTGGGCGTCTACTTTACCTGGTCAATACTCGTCCCGATTTGACGTACGTTGTTCATGTATTGTCTCAATTTATGCACATGCCTCGAGTTGATCATTGGCATGCTGCATTACGAGTTGTGCGCTATTTGAAAGGTTCTCCGGGACAAGGAATTTTCTTTCCCGCCTCATGTGATCTTACTTTAACAGGATGGAGTGATTCTGATTATGCGGCTTGCCCTACGACACGCCGTTCCATAAGTGGTTGGATGGTTTTTCTTGGGAACTCCCCTGTTTCATGGAGATCCAAGAAACAACCTATAGTGTCTCGTTCTTCTACCGAGGCTGAATATCGTGCTATGGCCCTTGTTacatgtgagataaaatggttgaAGGGCTTACTCGAAAATTTGGGCGTTTCCCATCCTCAGGCTGCTACACTATATTGCGATAATGCATCGGCACTTCATATTGCTCAAAATCCTATATTTCATGAACGAACTAAGCATATTGAAGTGGACTGTCATTTCATTCGAGATGCTCTTATTGACGGATTAATTGCAACTGACCATGTTTCTACAACGGATCAGTTAGCGGACTTGTTCACCAAAGCTTTGGGTGGTACTCAATTTCACAAGTTATTGCGCAAGATGGGCATTATCAATCTTCATGCTCCATCTTGAGGGAGGGTATTACGATATGTTCGATATTACGATATTCTATTTTCTTCTATGTTCTTATTTCCAAATAGATTAGGACGGTATTGTTATTTAGAAGTCCTAGTTTATGTTAAGTATCCTTGTTTATGTTAAGGTAGGATTATGGAAAttgtattagtataaatagggtgCTTATTATCAATAAAACATAGATTGATTTTCCGGAAAATATTTTATCAGTAAAACTGCAAACAGGCGGAGGATTATATCTTCTACTTTATCACCCCAGATCGGCAGCCGCAGGCTTATACACAAAATGCACTATACACAGAACCGTTAAATATTCGCAAAGCTTCCTCAAAGCTTACTACGCACAAAACCACAAATCGGGGCTCCGCGCTCGGGAGGGCGCGGCGCAACGACTAGTTATTCTAAAAGTCCCCAAGGGGATACACTGTTCATATGAATATGAACAGTTGAAAACGACACAAACTGTGTCGTTTTGGCGTGTTTGTTTTCCTTAAACTGACTAACTTCTCTGGGCTTTGTTAGCGCTACTGGGTTTTACAGGATGGGCCTTTATACAAATGGATCCAGTTTTGCATTACAAAATACAAACACTCTTCTCACTTGTCAGCTTCTTTTATCacttcattttcccttttctcttccCGTTCATCCATTACCCCCTTCTTTCATCATATATATATAGCAATTAATCAACGTATGCTAGCTGATCTTCCCACTCTTTTTCCTTTTCTATTTGTTCTTTAAATTATATTTCCTTTTTGCCATGGTAATTATAGTACTTGTGATCTACAACTTTAATGTGTTCTTACTGACGCCATGTTCATTTCTTATTGTTCAAGGTGGGTACATACCAAGTTGTGCACAAGATTGAAAGGGGGGAAACACAATCGATCAGGTATTCATCTAAGTTGTTCTATTGGTTTACATTCAATTTATGTCTATTGGTTTACATTCCATTTATGTCTATTGATTTACGTTTCATTTCTGGTTTTAATTATTTCTTACGCCACTGATAAATTTCTGGAATTAAATTGGGTTTAGATTTGATTAGCCATAAATAAGTAGTTATACGCAAATGACATCATAGGCCAGTAAATATATGTAAATAAAAGCAATGTATTTTCTTTTGAGGTTTTCAACAAGGTATCTCACTATCTTTTTCTTGGATTTAACTTCTCTCTATTTAGTTACAACATTTTCTTATTACTATTTCTTTGCATACTTATTAATTGTACTACTGCTAATAATAATATCATCGCTTTCTTGTATTAATTTTCGCTCTTGCTAGCCGGTGAACTTAAGCTAAAAAGTTGTGTTAAGCCACAGTTGCCCCGCCCCATACGACCTGCATTTTCTCAAAGGTTCCTCTTTTCCTCATATATTGATAGCATTTTCCTTCTATTTATTCTGGACATAGCTGACTTTACCCTACTACAAGGGATTAATAGAAAGTTAATGGGAATCATGTCAAGAAAGTAAAAATTTAAAGCGCTATACAAGACACCAGGAAAACAAATTCTGGATGTTGCCAGTTCAGGGGCTGGTGAATTAGGTCATGGAAGTGCCATGTGCAGGTTCAATCTTGACCCGCTAAAATAGTTATTCTATCTTTTATAAGTTATGACACTTATTTTCAGATATGACGTTTCTTCTTGACGCGTTTTCTTTGTTGTCGAGAGAAAGAAAGACGGATATAAGGAGTGGGAGAAGGAAAAGGAAAAAGCCGTAAAGGCCTTTATCTCGTTAGTTTTAACAATATACACGAGAGAGGGAGTGGGGAAGAGGCCAAGATGTTAACTTTTTTTAACAAATACACATGAGAGAAAGATACTGAGGGGGCGGGGATAGAGGCCTTTACGTTGTTAGTTTTAACAAATGTGAGTGAGACTAGGGGAGAGCGAGAGTGTTGGTTTTAAAACGAAAGGGGCTTGGTAGGGAATCAACAATCTTATTCCAACTTTTGGTGTATTTGCACATCCAACGAACACAAGTTATTTCATTTACTGTTTTAACCTTTGTACAAGTTTTTAATGTATATTTGCACATGCCGCGAAACATAAGTTATCTCCATATTTGCACATCCAGCGAACTGATGATGTATTAATTGACTGGTGTACGTGAGATGAATGAAGGAGCGTGGGAGGGATAAATAAGGTTGCAAATACCTGAATTCCAAGTTTGTTGTCTCATTTTCTACTTCGGGAAAGATTAAAGGAATAGTGGTAAAATAAGAGATCATTATATTAGTTTTAACAAGTGTGTGTGCGTGCATGCGAGTGACTAATTAGATTCTCATAGTAAATATACTTTAATTATTGAGCGCGAGAGGTTGCCTTGCAGGCAGGAGAGGGAGGGAGAGATTAGATTTTTAAAACAGGTTGTTTCAATACAATGGAGATATTACAACTTTGGTCCAGAGGTAATTTCTGATGGACTCATCCTTGTACTTTTTATACGGGAAAGATATATATTTTCTGAATCGATATGTAGCATCTCGTAGTTAGAATGTCTATCACTGGGAAGAGAAGGAGGAGGAAAGGAGGTTGAGGTTGGAGGAGGAGAGGATGTTGGAGGTTAGAGGAGGAGGACGAGGTTAGAGGACGAGAAGCATATTGTACTATCGTTAATAACTTATCTTCCCTTATAACAAGgttagaggaggaggagaaggggAAGGAAGTTGGAGGGAGGATGTTATAGGTTGTATCATCGACTCATCGTTGATATGGACATTTACCTTCCCTTATTAAGTTATAATATTGATTGCTGACTCAATGCTATGTAAAATTATTGCTATTTTTTGCTATGTAAAATTATTGCTGAAGCATCAATAATTGGTCTTCTGTTTTGCAGCTCTTTTCTGATGTTGTTCCAAGCATCAAATTTGTAACCATCTTTTGTGTCGTAAATATTACTTTGGCAAAATATTACTTTGGCGACATCTTTTGTGTCATAAATATTACTTTGGCGAAATATTACTCGAAGCACAAGCAAGAATCAAAGACAAGAGAAGAGGAGGAA
The Silene latifolia isolate original U9 population chromosome 11, ASM4854445v1, whole genome shotgun sequence genome window above contains:
- the LOC141612899 gene encoding uncharacterized protein LOC141612899, with product MGDKPEPSASRTDPSSPFFLGTHDRPGDHITPVKLKLDNFDDWAHNVRVALRSRRKFGFLDGSIEGPKAPFNKDDFETVHCMLVSWLMNTIDPEVKSLLSNYDNAKKLWDDLHERFSLVDGPRIHKIKSDLHECSQTNNTSVAIYFGKLSMLWDELDKHEPIISCTCGKCECDIGKAYVSRRDTDRLHRFLLGLDRSSEYASIRSVLLSQDPLPTLNRAFQTISQEERVKGIDKAKETTVGQSSGYVVRSQPTRSPAKSSSTDSKFLSKEERSKLRCTHCNKAGHDINMCFELMEELPDWWYELKGAKPPKRGTGKVNGKTNCTGSSSAGHTRVITDHTSNRLEEEKPVNVCGIPTPRFTGKWIIDTGCSQHVTGTLSLLTNVRTLGARMVRLPDGQNVQATRIGRVMITNSLILDNVLYVPKLTCNLFMPSQLCDARIANLLLTLTYVLYRPYQRER